From Paenibacillus sp. V4I7, one genomic window encodes:
- a CDS encoding tetratricopeptide repeat protein, with the protein MTGNNKQRYRFSEAPIWNIQRKYYEEEGTKAWNNDQVPQYITSNPMIATAYAEMIFGFLQDRANSEYRSEPVFIVELGAGAGRLAYHVLHELCQLRDYAGISLPGFRYIMTDLATNNVMAWKEHPALQSFIAEGILDFARFDAVNDTVLNLVVSGTTISEGDLKQPLIIVANYFFDSIPQELIYVGDGQIYEADVYVEYSEHNDSLKPSEWLNQITLNYEHRRAHEYEQETYPYRDVISIYQEQLEDSHILFPAAGITCLERLNLLSQAGFLLITADKGDHLLDNWKFAEPPELILHGSFSLTANYHAIQHVFEQRGAAALFPPHHYKNINVGCILNLDKPMVYPNMRLAYRRCIERFGPDEFFSMKSWVDCNQDSMGLQQILSFWRLGGYDAEFFIHSTKQISNLLPDANDEEKQDMLRGIQLMWSSYYVMEQRYDLALDAGLILFEMDMYEHSKWYLEISIHQEQDEVVSTVFYCLAICCFELELVEDAMSYIRKLLELEPDHEEALALISQFELH; encoded by the coding sequence ATGACAGGTAATAATAAACAACGTTACCGCTTCAGTGAAGCGCCTATATGGAATATCCAACGAAAATATTATGAAGAAGAAGGAACGAAGGCCTGGAACAATGATCAAGTTCCTCAATATATAACGAGTAATCCAATGATTGCTACGGCATATGCAGAAATGATCTTTGGGTTTCTTCAAGATCGGGCGAATAGTGAATATCGTTCAGAGCCTGTTTTCATTGTGGAACTTGGAGCAGGAGCGGGACGTCTTGCTTACCATGTGCTGCATGAGTTGTGTCAGTTGAGAGACTACGCGGGGATATCACTGCCTGGGTTCCGTTATATTATGACGGATTTGGCGACGAACAATGTTATGGCTTGGAAGGAACATCCCGCTCTACAATCTTTTATTGCCGAGGGAATACTGGATTTTGCGCGATTTGATGCTGTCAATGATACCGTCTTGAACCTCGTTGTATCTGGCACAACCATTAGTGAAGGAGATTTAAAACAACCATTAATCATTGTTGCCAACTACTTTTTTGATAGCATTCCACAAGAGTTGATTTATGTTGGTGATGGGCAAATTTATGAAGCAGATGTTTATGTCGAATATTCCGAACATAATGATTCACTTAAACCATCAGAGTGGTTAAATCAAATAACTTTAAACTATGAGCATCGAAGGGCGCATGAGTACGAACAAGAAACCTATCCTTACCGTGATGTCATTTCCATTTATCAGGAACAACTAGAAGACTCGCATATTTTATTTCCTGCAGCTGGAATAACTTGTTTAGAGCGTTTGAATCTGTTATCTCAGGCAGGATTCCTATTGATAACAGCAGACAAAGGAGATCACTTACTGGATAACTGGAAATTCGCAGAACCGCCTGAGTTGATCTTACATGGAAGTTTTTCTTTAACGGCTAACTACCATGCGATTCAGCATGTCTTTGAACAAAGAGGAGCCGCGGCGTTATTCCCCCCACATCATTATAAAAATATAAATGTTGGCTGTATTCTCAATTTGGATAAACCAATGGTTTATCCAAATATGAGATTAGCTTATCGTCGATGTATTGAACGCTTTGGTCCGGACGAATTTTTTAGTATGAAGAGTTGGGTAGATTGCAATCAAGATAGCATGGGACTACAGCAAATATTAAGTTTTTGGCGTTTGGGTGGATATGATGCAGAATTTTTCATTCATAGCACGAAGCAGATCTCCAATTTGTTGCCAGATGCAAACGATGAAGAGAAGCAGGACATGTTGAGAGGCATACAGTTGATGTGGTCATCGTACTACGTCATGGAGCAGCGTTATGATCTAGCGCTCGATGCGGGATTGATACTGTTTGAGATGGACATGTACGAACATTCCAAATGGTATTTGGAAATATCGATTCATCAAGAACAAGATGAGGTCGTATCAACCGTATTTTATTGTCTAGCCATTTGTTGTTTCGAGTTAGAGTTAGTCGAAGATGCAATGAGTTATATACGAAAATTATTAGAACTTGAGCCTGATCATGAAGAGGCATTGGCGTTAATAAGCCAATTTGAGTTGCATTAA
- a CDS encoding alpha-L-rhamnosidase C-terminal domain-containing protein, which yields MCSPQGRNDIVQPGPVTFDSLLYRMGLQAAAELASYVDRSNLAASFLQKSEGIKRAVLACCIGRDGLIQDGPGLDEYSQHAQVFAVLTYVVSGTKATELMELAMTDETLAQCSVAMAYYLFRAVEKVGLYHKTDELWTLWRQMLVKKLTTCVEDDVTERSDCHAWGSLILYELPAIVLGVQPAEPGYSSVKVSPTPGYLSWAKGEVITPKGIVKVSWEKVEDGSIDLKVEAPEGIKYVI from the coding sequence GTGTGTAGCCCTCAGGGTCGGAATGATATTGTTCAGCCAGGGCCTGTAACCTTCGACTCTCTTTTGTATCGGATGGGGCTTCAGGCTGCGGCAGAATTGGCGAGTTACGTTGATCGATCCAATTTGGCAGCAAGTTTCTTGCAGAAATCGGAAGGGATTAAACGTGCTGTACTCGCATGCTGCATCGGCAGAGACGGTCTTATTCAGGATGGTCCCGGACTAGACGAATACAGCCAGCATGCCCAGGTATTTGCGGTATTGACCTATGTCGTGAGCGGAACGAAAGCGACGGAATTAATGGAACTGGCCATGACGGATGAAACCTTGGCCCAATGTTCAGTTGCGATGGCCTACTACCTTTTCCGTGCGGTGGAGAAGGTAGGTCTATATCACAAAACGGACGAGCTGTGGACGCTTTGGAGACAGATGCTGGTGAAAAAGTTGACGACCTGTGTAGAGGATGACGTAACCGAACGAAGCGACTGTCATGCCTGGGGCTCTTTAATTCTGTATGAACTTCCGGCAATCGTTTTGGGTGTGCAGCCGGCAGAACCGGGCTACTCGAGCGTCAAGGTAAGTCCAACTCCGGGCTATTTATCATGGGCGAAAGGCGAAGTGATAACCCCGAAAGGGATCGTCAAAGTTAGCTGGGAAAAGGTAGAGGATGGAAGCATCGATCTCAAAGTCGAGGCGCCGGAAGGGATAAAGTATGTGATTTGA
- a CDS encoding transcriptional regulator, protein MNGLYKNRSKLGKWLDENHLTQDWLVYSTKLDRKTVSRLSNINNKNITRPKATTKQLIYEVIIKINPSVNYNDLW, encoded by the coding sequence ATGAATGGTCTTTATAAGAACAGATCAAAATTAGGAAAATGGCTTGATGAAAACCATTTAACTCAGGATTGGCTTGTTTATTCTACGAAGTTAGATAGAAAGACTGTATCCAGACTCTCAAATATTAATAATAAGAATATTACTCGTCCGAAGGCTACAACAAAGCAATTAATATATGAAGTTATTATTAAAATAAACCCAAGTGTTAATTATAACGATTTATGGTAA
- a CDS encoding serine hydrolase, whose translation MKKMISVFMTAMLFAIPVTPAFAQTNHDTVKEKAQALASKIVSNYGVSGMQYAIMDHGSIVLSDSAGVYDKITKNPITKDTMFGIGSVSKMFVSAATMVLADSNKIDIDNPLVTYIKDFKMVDERYKEITPRMLMNHSSGLYGTHYGNSMLFDDNDTKNHDELLLRLQSERLKSNPGESSVYGNDGFQLLEILVERVSGLSYSEFLETYISKPLQLSSTKTPLDPFDRDRLAKTYFPTIDQALPVENANVIGAGGIYSTAEELSKFAEVLIGNRTDILSEKSAKSMQSHEYRNGVWVSEETNTFNYGLGWDAVRLAAFSDYGITALSKGGDTTMYHAALTTIPEYDISIAVLSSGGSSLFNSIFASNVLLEYVRAKGMIKDLLPQKTFEPSLKVEMPSDLFSYTGLYGSVGKTVNLEIKNGEIDLPALVGGLIPPQKYVYSGNGQFKNNDGNVTISFDQPKNGKTYLKLNSYMNIPGLGQAVMVTYEYQKLDPNPLNQTTKTVWEHRNGKHYYALDEKITSIFYLSPLLDKNLSVDVDHGYASGTKIVDENKAVNTFDIPIMNGRDAFDLNFYNENHIEYLKIDGQSYISEDAIQPIYEGNDSFCIIPSNGQAVWYKIDGKSANRVMNVEAPVSGGFAVYDAKGMVVNFSKASNNHSVLLPESGMIVFGGNEGDVFKINLKNK comes from the coding sequence ATGAAGAAGATGATCTCTGTATTCATGACTGCTATGCTTTTTGCCATACCAGTCACCCCTGCTTTTGCTCAAACGAATCATGATACTGTAAAGGAAAAGGCTCAGGCGCTGGCTTCGAAGATCGTGTCCAATTATGGTGTAAGTGGAATGCAGTATGCGATTATGGATCATGGATCTATTGTTTTATCCGATAGCGCTGGTGTATACGATAAAATTACTAAGAATCCAATAACCAAAGATACTATGTTTGGAATAGGCTCGGTAAGTAAAATGTTTGTATCTGCTGCAACGATGGTGCTAGCTGATTCTAATAAAATTGATATTGATAACCCCCTAGTTACGTATATCAAGGACTTTAAAATGGTAGATGAACGATATAAAGAGATTACGCCACGCATGTTAATGAATCATTCTTCAGGACTTTACGGTACTCACTATGGGAATAGTATGTTGTTTGATGACAATGATACGAAAAATCATGATGAATTATTGCTAAGATTACAATCAGAAAGGTTAAAGTCAAACCCAGGCGAATCTTCGGTATATGGTAACGATGGTTTTCAGCTGCTTGAAATCTTGGTTGAACGAGTGAGCGGTTTAAGCTATAGCGAATTCCTTGAAACCTACATTAGCAAACCTCTTCAATTAAGCTCTACGAAAACACCACTCGATCCATTTGATCGAGACAGGCTCGCAAAAACTTATTTTCCTACGATTGACCAGGCTTTACCCGTTGAGAATGCCAATGTCATTGGGGCAGGAGGCATCTACTCAACTGCAGAAGAATTAAGTAAGTTCGCTGAAGTATTAATCGGGAATCGAACGGATATTTTATCTGAGAAATCAGCAAAGTCCATGCAAAGTCATGAGTATAGAAATGGAGTGTGGGTTTCTGAAGAGACCAACACCTTTAATTATGGTCTTGGTTGGGATGCCGTTCGTTTAGCAGCGTTTAGTGATTACGGAATAACGGCATTATCCAAAGGTGGAGATACGACTATGTATCACGCTGCTTTGACTACCATACCAGAGTATGATATTTCTATAGCGGTGCTTTCATCGGGAGGGAGTTCCCTCTTCAATAGTATTTTTGCATCTAATGTTTTATTAGAATATGTAAGAGCCAAAGGCATGATTAAAGACCTCCTGCCCCAAAAAACATTTGAACCTTCCTTGAAAGTGGAAATGCCATCGGATTTGTTTTCTTACACTGGATTATACGGTTCCGTGGGTAAAACCGTAAATCTTGAGATTAAGAACGGAGAGATTGATTTACCCGCTCTAGTCGGTGGATTGATACCGCCACAAAAATATGTATATTCGGGCAATGGACAATTCAAAAACAACGATGGGAATGTAACCATAAGCTTTGACCAACCGAAGAATGGAAAAACCTATTTAAAGCTTAACTCTTATATGAATATTCCGGGATTAGGTCAAGCGGTTATGGTAACGTATGAATATCAAAAGTTAGATCCCAATCCTTTAAATCAGACAACTAAAACGGTATGGGAACATAGAAACGGGAAACATTACTACGCTTTGGATGAAAAGATAACTTCAATCTTTTATCTATCTCCGCTTTTGGACAAGAATTTATCCGTTGATGTTGATCATGGATACGCATCTGGCACTAAAATTGTTGACGAGAATAAAGCAGTAAATACATTTGATATTCCTATTATGAACGGAAGAGATGCTTTTGATTTGAATTTCTATAACGAGAACCATATAGAGTATTTAAAGATCGATGGACAATCCTATATCAGTGAAGATGCTATTCAACCCATTTATGAAGGGAACGACTCATTTTGCATCATACCATCCAATGGTCAGGCGGTATGGTATAAAATTGATGGAAAATCAGCCAATCGAGTCATGAACGTTGAGGCTCCGGTAAGTGGGGGATTTGCCGTTTATGACGCCAAGGGAATGGTCGTGAACTTTTCAAAGGCAAGCAACAATCATTCAGTATTACTTCCTGAAAGTGGGATGATCGTTTTTGGTGGTAATGAGGGGGATGTATTTAAAATTAATTTAAAGAATAAATAG
- the map gene encoding type I methionyl aminopeptidase — translation MTIGSQKDIDGLTEIGKIVALTISEMKRHARVGMTTKELDDIGEIFLNSRGAVSAPKTTKNFPGNTCISINCEIAHGIPGNRKILPGDLINIDVSAERGGYFADAGHSFQMPPYNSSLTRLCNYTHNTMMKVISSLKHGVKLNEIGRIIQTEAERGGYKVIKNLCSHGIGKSLHEAPTEILPVYNKHDKRVLREGLVITIEPFLSTGADYVVEQSDGWTLCLPSSGFAAQQEHTIIITKNQPIIVTVA, via the coding sequence ATGACAATTGGTTCCCAGAAAGATATTGATGGTCTTACGGAAATCGGTAAAATCGTTGCGTTGACAATTAGTGAAATGAAACGTCATGCACGTGTCGGAATGACGACTAAGGAATTGGATGATATCGGAGAAATATTTTTAAATAGCCGTGGGGCAGTATCTGCTCCAAAAACAACCAAAAACTTTCCTGGCAACACGTGTATCAGCATTAACTGTGAAATTGCTCATGGAATACCGGGAAATCGAAAAATTCTGCCGGGCGATCTTATAAACATCGATGTTTCCGCTGAACGTGGAGGCTATTTTGCGGATGCGGGGCACTCTTTTCAAATGCCTCCATACAATTCTTCTTTAACGCGTCTCTGCAACTATACTCACAATACTATGATGAAGGTTATTTCTTCACTCAAACATGGAGTAAAACTGAACGAAATCGGCAGGATTATTCAAACCGAAGCTGAAAGAGGAGGTTATAAGGTTATAAAGAATTTGTGTAGTCACGGTATTGGAAAATCCTTACATGAGGCTCCAACAGAGATTCTTCCTGTTTATAACAAGCACGATAAACGTGTACTGAGAGAGGGTCTGGTCATTACTATTGAGCCTTTTTTGTCAACGGGCGCGGATTATGTCGTTGAGCAGTCGGATGGGTGGACTTTATGTCTACCGAGCAGCGGTTTTGCAGCACAACAAGAGCACACTATAATTATTACAAAGAATCAACCCATCATCGTGACGGTAGCTTAG
- a CDS encoding epoxide hydrolase family protein, producing the protein MSSRYWFRLAMILVLSLGLTVCGTNANAKGGNPQANPQNSKINQKEINKLPTDKNAIRPFHVNVPEAELTELRRRINTTKWPDKETVSDQSQGVQLVTIQELARYWATDYDWRKIEAKLNALPQFITEIDGLDIHFIHVRSKHKGAMPLIVTHGWPGSIIELLKIIEPLTNPTAYGGKASDAFDLVIPSMPGYGFSGKPTTIGWDPDHIARAWAELMKRLGYTKYVAQGGDWGALVTDLMAVQAPPGLVGIHSNMPGTVPAYIDKALKCESPPPSGLSDDEKRAYKQLDFFYKHSGYAQLMGTRPQTLTGLADSPVGLAAFMIDHDARSLELISKAFAGHPGGLTRDDVLDNITLYWLTNTAISSARLYWENKYPFFTVKGVSIPVAVSVFPDELYQAPKSWAERAYPKLMYYNKLDKGGHFAAWEQPELFTAELRAAFKSLR; encoded by the coding sequence ATGAGCAGCAGATACTGGTTTCGTTTGGCAATGATTTTAGTTCTGTCCCTAGGATTGACGGTCTGCGGTACTAATGCCAATGCTAAAGGCGGGAATCCGCAAGCAAATCCCCAAAATTCCAAAATTAATCAAAAGGAGATAAACAAGCTACCTACAGACAAGAACGCCATTCGTCCGTTTCATGTGAATGTTCCGGAAGCGGAACTTACTGAATTGCGCAGGCGAATAAACACGACAAAATGGCCTGATAAGGAAACGGTCTCGGATCAATCGCAAGGCGTGCAGCTTGTGACGATTCAGGAACTCGCGCGCTATTGGGCGACAGATTACGACTGGCGCAAGATCGAGGCGAAGCTGAACGCCCTGCCGCAGTTCATCACCGAGATCGATGGTCTGGACATTCACTTCATTCACGTTCGTTCGAAGCATAAAGGTGCTATGCCGCTCATCGTCACGCACGGATGGCCCGGCTCGATCATCGAGTTGCTGAAGATTATCGAGCCGCTTACCAATCCCACGGCATATGGCGGGAAGGCATCGGACGCTTTCGATCTGGTGATTCCATCGATGCCTGGCTACGGATTTTCGGGCAAGCCAACCACGATCGGCTGGGATCCCGACCACATAGCACGTGCCTGGGCAGAGCTGATGAAGCGCCTTGGATACACAAAGTATGTGGCGCAGGGAGGCGACTGGGGTGCGCTTGTCACGGATTTGATGGCTGTACAAGCGCCTCCGGGACTGGTTGGCATTCACTCCAACATGCCTGGCACGGTTCCGGCCTACATTGATAAGGCGCTCAAGTGCGAAAGCCCGCCGCCCTCCGGTCTCTCAGATGACGAAAAGCGCGCGTACAAGCAGCTGGACTTCTTTTACAAGCACAGCGGCTACGCCCAATTGATGGGGACGCGCCCGCAGACGCTGACCGGACTGGCGGATTCTCCCGTCGGTTTGGCAGCCTTTATGATTGACCATGACGCGCGTAGTCTGGAGCTGATCTCGAAGGCCTTTGCCGGACACCCCGGAGGCCTTACGCGAGACGATGTCCTCGACAACATCACGCTCTACTGGCTGACTAACACGGCGATTTCTTCGGCTCGTCTCTACTGGGAGAACAAGTACCCCTTTTTCACCGTCAAGGGCGTCTCCATCCCGGTTGCCGTGAGCGTCTTTCCTGACGAGCTCTATCAAGCACCGAAGAGTTGGGCAGAGCGGGCGTATCCCAAACTCATGTATTACAACAAGCTCGACAAGGGCGGACACTTCGCGGCGTGGGAGCAGCCAGAACTTTTCACTGCAGAACTCCGCGCCGCATTCAAGTCGCTACGCTAA